One part of the Drosophila teissieri strain GT53w chromosome 3R, Prin_Dtei_1.1, whole genome shotgun sequence genome encodes these proteins:
- the LOC122621715 gene encoding thioredoxin domain-containing protein 9, giving the protein MANLLENQLFTAAKTIEQQLDQQLDRLDNLDSDDLKVLREQRLREMKDLNNKKQEWLRNGHGTYTELADEKEFFEMSKKSPNIVCHFYRDSTERCKIVDMHLKILAAKHVEAKFCKVNAEKTPFLTQRLRIKVIPTIALVKDSKTKDFIVGFTDLGNCDDFATEMLEWRIAHSGAIDYKGDLMQPPDVKRKPFINRPQKTIRGGYDSDDSDIDLDD; this is encoded by the exons ATGGCCAACCTACTGGAGAACCAACTGTTCACGGCGGCCAAGACCATCGAGCAGCAGCTGGACCAGCAGCTCGACCGCCTGGACAACCTCGACTCGGATGACTTGAAGGTGCTGAGGGAGCAGCGCCTCCGCGAGATGAAGGACCTGAACAACAAGAAGCAGGAGTGGCTCAGAAAC GGTCATGGCACCTACACCGAGCTGGCCGACGAAAAGGAGTTTTTTGAGATGTCGAAAAAGTCGCCAAACATTGTTTGCCACTTTTACCGCGATAGCACCGAGCGCTGCAAGATCGTGGACATGCACCTGAAGATCCTCGCAGCCAAGCACGTGGAGGCCAAGTTCTGCAAGGTGAATGCCGAAAAGACTCCTTTCCTCACCCAGCGGCTGCGCATCAAGGTGATACCCACCATTGCCCTGGTGAAGGACAGCAAGACCAAGGACTTCATTGTCGGATTCACCGATCTGGGCAACTGCGATGACTTTGCCACCGAAATGCTGGAGTGGCGCATCGCCCACTCGGGGGCCATTGACTACAAGGGCGATCTGATGCAGCCACCAGATGTGAAACGCAAACCATTCATCAACCGCCCACAGAAGACAATACGTGGGGGCTACGACTCGGATGACTCCGATATCGATCTGGATGACTAA
- the LOC122621714 gene encoding lysophospholipase-like protein 1 codes for MKPALTTVNATGKHTASVIFFHGSGDTGPNVLEWVRFLIGRNLEYPHIKILYPTAPKQKYTPLDGELSNVWFDRKSVSIAASESKKSMSQCYEAVNQLIDEEVASGIPLSRIIVGGFSMGGALALHTGYHLRRSLAGVFAHSSFLNRGSVVYDSLANGPADSLPELRMYHGERDTLVPKDWGLETFENLTKLGVKGSFHPLRNTMHELKTASITDLQQWIYEKLPPLESQVQNKL; via the coding sequence ATGAAGCCAGCCCTGACAACGGTCAATGCCACTGGCAAACACACCGCCTCCGTGATATTCTTCCACGGATCCGGCGACACCGGTCCCAATGTACTGGAATGGGTGCGCTTCCTGATCGGTCGGAATCTGGAGTACCCGCACATAAAGATCCTTTATCCCACGGCTCCCAAACAGAAGTACACCCCGCTGGACGGGGAACTGTCCAACGTGTGGTTCGATCGCAAGTCCGTAAGCATTGCCGCGTCGGAAAGCAAGAAGAGCATGTCCCAGTGCTATGAGGCGGTCAATCAGCTGATCGACGAGGAGGTGGCCAGTGGAATTCCGCTGAGCAGGATCATTGTGGGCGGATTCTCTATGGGTGGCGCTTTGGCCTTGCACACGGGCTACCATTTGAGACGCAGTTTGGCCGGCGTATTCGCACACTCCTCGTTCCTGAACCGCGGCTCCGTTGTCTATGACTCCCTGGCCAACGGCCCAGCGGATTCTCTTCCCGAGCTGCGAATGTATCACGGGGAACGGGATACTCTGGTGCCTAAGGACTGGGGTCTGGAAACCTTCGAGAATCTTACAAAACTGGGTGTCAAGGGCTCATTCCATCCGTTGAGGAACACCATGCACGAACTGAAAACCGCCTCAATCACAGATCTGCAGCAATGGATTTATGAAAAACTACCTCCGTTGGAAAGCCAAGTGCAGAACAAACTGTGA
- the LOC122621713 gene encoding probable histone-lysine N-methyltransferase set-23 has translation MDGSETAPNDDYEHPDELEYILESVLMPSDDSEEFKCLADEYNSVLLNHCRCKGACENSEACPHGGQYEFTGDGSELILRNSANPVIECNELCKCCRSTCSNRLVYLGPRKQLEIFDSPVYGSKGLRTTVSIPKGGYICEYAGELLTVTEAKRRLQVNEELGLMNYVLVLNEYTSDKKQQVTIVDPSRRGNIGRYLNHSCEPNCHIAAVRIDCPVPKIGIFAARDIAAAEELCFHYGGEGQYKKVTGGKPCLCGASKCTGFMPNTTIDG, from the exons ATGGACGGATCTGAAACAGCTCCAAATGACGACTATGAGCACCCAGATGAACTCGAATACATATTGGAATCTGTATTGATGCCCAGCGATGACAGTGAAGAATTCAAATGCTTGGCGGACGAGTACAATTCCGTTCTCTTGAACCACTGTCGCTGCAAAGGAGCATGCGAAAACAGCGAAGCCTGTCCACATGGAGGTCAATATGAGTTTACAGGAGATGGCAGCGAATTAATTCTTCGGAATTCCGCAAATCCTGTCATCGAGTGCAATGAGCTATGCAAATGCTGTAGAAGCACCTGCTCCAATCGTCTTGTGTACTTAGGTCCAAGGAAGCAATTGGAAATATTCGATTCGCCGGTATACGGGTCCAAAGGACTAAGGACTACAGTCAGCATTCCAAAAGGAGGTTACATCTGCGAGTATGCCGGAGAACTTTTAACGGTGACCGAGGCAAAGAGACGCTTGCAAGTCAATGAAGAGCTCGGCCTGATGAACTATGTCCTGGTTCTGAATGAATACACTAGCGATAAGAAGCAACAGGTGACCATCGTGGACCCATCCAGACGTGGAAACATTGGACGCTACCTGAACCACAGCTGCGAACCGAACTGCCATATAGCAGCTGTGCGAATAGACTGTCCCGTACCAAAAATAG GTATTTTCGCAGCAAGGGATATTGCGGCCGCGGAGGAGTTATGCTTTCATTATGGCGGAGAAGGGCAGTATAAAAAGGTGACAGGTGGAAAGCCTTGCCTCTGCGGTGCTTCCAAATGCACGGGTTTCATGCCAAACACTACAATAGAtggttaa
- the LOC122621283 gene encoding protein midgut expression 1, giving the protein MCKCLAGNVACCCFNCALSVLISIISGFLVIGIVVGLAIYFIAYYEKEDDVTKLTNKVTENIQSGYDKIKDALSK; this is encoded by the exons ATGTGCAAGTGCCTAGCCGGAAACGTAGCCTGCTG CTGCTTCAACTGTGCACTTAGTGTGCTAATCTCAATCATCAGTGGATTTCTGGTGATCGGCATTGTGGTCGGCTTGGCCATCTACTTCATTGCCTACTACGAAAAGGAGGATGATGTTACCAAGCTAACCAACAAAGTAACCGAAAATATCCAGTCTGGATACGATAAAATCAAGGATGCCctaagcaaataa
- the LOC122621020 gene encoding cadherin-86C isoform X3, with protein sequence MLISGSRLFSSSAHLPICSSDPLLIWSSAHLLLLSRSYVSRVDENAPQGTALTFVDPYVPRVYDDDTGKNGVFSLTLLNNNGTFEISPNVAERSAGFLIRVRDNSMLDYEQQQSVQFQILAQELGPATNLSALVNVTVYINDVNDNAPAFEQPAYSVELPENMTAGTKVVQVLATDPDSGLGGKVRYTAILGYLNTSLNLDAETGLITVSTNKHGFDREVMPEYHLYVEARDMDGEGNRAQVPLIIKLIDVNDETPIFDKDLYEFILTHDLMGFTTTAVIHAEDKDATAPNNEVRYEIINGNYDNQFVLDKVTGELTVREKINLRSKKNAKTRRRRQAGSADEDTDIFILTARAYDLGVPVRFSTTTIRVYPPESRKRTVKFVVPGHNPDKAKTEETLSALSGGKVYIHNIRPLSPDEPGAKDIPAGNPGIKERSVVTATVIYDSSSVVDISEIQQRLSHHNNSYAIMPQDTSSTDTLTPLQTQYKAENKVLFWLLILLATLVALTILILLLCCICSWCPLYGAATKRIVNISRTEDDVHLVHREMANGKQTKSVQVAEWMGRRDAWSAEKPPDTRTKPTRWEFHDGREQLDEDVGRGQDIGDGDRRHIQSAEEQQRRVRIKHNRTAKDDLHLNFHNSRTNLINDRDVYMEDVIENRDLAGDREHITRTRVNRQEYARRKQYDSEVRHIDDDSMRRHEIDRGSDIDFNTAHNSLKSKRELFIKDGNVEILQLMTRDKTRDGLNLDDDNIYVNVPLKPAGNLSHPQLLMVDNSGKEILMRRFIEEQPDGKQIIREHYQIVPGATYIQSMPNEVQQGSTLKGDTFPLGKSGPNSIVYSQLEPEVKVIHTQPVQAGEGVSLDQQMQPAVSNQSLTHELEHSLKQQNALLRQILMEKEKLENAYTQHEVALETQSLPGQSMAIGTQTDCDAGTQTEGLDGVLDPEISLAKPSRRRARSENDESMSEDGYEYVRFNPPNSPEGVYWIKRRRTKKRPRQPRKRIVMVEEVKRKIRTPIKEEEEVQERKKRVPPKKPLRETKTSILRKQMSDESRKDQSRNGESQSGNRHRSESDSHNRDMFMEVTDSMDELASPGSHSIRKIQVEKYYKHSDADFDEDDTEYSIDSDGDEIVIRTNYPSRAQENERYRRQEKIYAEPENPVEHKKPPRKSSPTDSQPEAMPRLSRRDSSKRGARKQTSSEPPHNRVSISKYEPTVTENGRKLMSTSTEIVGSKRSLTDRSYQSETELAGLEQEERNVPKYMEWYYNKKKSSVSGRTSTESSKSQPSSKKRVGAAEKRVSKTRITVQPKDVEEDDETGGRYKPEPAPRKSPPKGSRLLKEDRALNKQHKPKIETDTNHPLLQHSEHRFERENALEVPAAPTKLPHYMYPETPPHAAAAGKETKSGRQSKTSKEPKPKPSPIRENEVKVSNSKIYVEHRGTGHPTQKQLNASTLEDDHDSGIAMNSLLNSLGRRNPIAEKKSVFSIAYDDVSRVKKINSGGESPQYS encoded by the exons ATGCTAATCTCTGGCTCACGACTTTTCTCCTCCTCTGCCCATCTGCCCATCTGCTCATCTGATCCTCTGCTCATCTGGTCCTCTGCCCATCTGCTCCTCCTTTCCCGCAGCTATGTCTCGAGGGTGGACGAGAACGCCCCACAAGGCACCGCACTGACGTTCGTTGATCCCTACGTGCCGCGGGTCTACGACGATGATACGGGCAAGAACGGCGTCTTCTCGCTGACGCTGCTCAACAACAACGGCACGTTCGAGATCAGCCCCAATGTGGCGGAACGGAGTGCCGGATTCCTCATCCGGGTGCGGGACAACTCCATGCTGGActacgagcagcagcagtcggtGCAGTTCCAAATCCTGGCCCAGGAACTCGGACCGGCCACCAATCTCTCGGCGCTGGTCAACGTTACGGTGTATATCAACGATGTGAACGACAATGCTCCGGCTTTTGAGCAGCCAGCTTATTCCGTAGAGCTGCCCGAGAACATGACGGCGGGCACAAAGGTGGTCCAAGTGCTGGCCACCGATCCCGACTCGGGATTGGGCGGCAAGGTGCGCTATACGGCCATACTGGGCTACCTGAACACCTCGCTGAATCTGGACGCGGAGACGGGACTGATCACGGTGTCCACCAACAAGCATGGCTTCGATCGGGAGGTGATGCCCGAGTACCATCTCTACGTGGAGGCCAGGGACATGGATGGCGAGGGAAATCGGGCCCAGGTGCCATTAATAATCAAACTAATAGATGTCAACGATGAAACGCCCATCTTCGATAAGGATCTTTACGAGTTCATCCTCACACACGATCTGATGGGCTTCACCACCACCGCCGTTATCCATGCGGAGGACAAGGACGCCACAGCTCCCAACAACGAGGTGCGCTACGAGATCATCAATGGCAACTACGACAACCAGTTTGTCCTGGACAAGGTAACCGGTGAGCTGACCGTCAGGGAGAAGATCAATCTGCGCTCCAAGAAGAATGCCAAGACCAGGAGACGTCGGCAGGCGGGATCGGCTGATGAGGATACGGACATATTCATCCTGACAGCCAGGGCCTACGATCTGGGAGTACCGGTGCGGTTCTCCACCACCACGATCCGTGTTTATCCGCCGGAGAGCCGGAAGCGCACTGTCAAGTTTGTGGTGCCTGGACACAATCCGGACAAGGCCAAAACCGAAGAGACCCTGTCGGCCCTTTCCGGCGGCAAGGTGTACATCCACAACATCCGCCCATTGAGTCCCGATGAGCCGGGTGCCAAGGATATACCAGCGGGTAATCCGGGCATCAAGGAGCGCAGTGTGGTGACGGCCACCGTGATTTACGATAGCTCCTCGGTGGTGGACATATCGGAGATCCAGCAGCGGCTGTCCCATCACAACAACTCGTATGCCATTATGCCGCAGGACACTTCCAGCACCGAC ACTCTCACTCCCCTGCAGACGCAGTACAAGGCCGAGAACAAGGTGCTCTTCTGGCTGCTCATCCTGCTGGCCACCCTGGTGGCCCTGACCATCTTGatcctgctgctctgctgcatCTGCTCCTGGTGTCCACTGTACGGGGCGGCGAC CAAAAGAATAGTTAATATCAGTAGAACTGAAGACGATGTGCATCTAGTGCATagggaaatggcaaatggaaaacaaacaaaatctgtTCAG GTCGCAGAGTGGATGGGAAGACGCGATGCCTGGTCAGCGGAGAAACCTCCAGATACCCGAACGAAGCCCACCCGCTGGGAGTTCCACGATGGACGTGAACAGCTTGACGAAGACGTAGGAAGGGGCCAGGACATCGGCGATGGCGATCGGCGGCACATACAGTCcgccgaggagcagcagcgacgTGTTCGCATCAA GCATAACCGCACAGCCAAAGACGACCTTCATCTTAATTTCCATAACTCTAGGACTAATCTGATCAACGACCGCGACGTATACATGGAGGATGTGATTGAGAACCGCGATCTGGCGGGCGACAGGGAGCACATCACCCGGACCCGGGTGAACAGGCAGGAGTACGCCCGGCGGAAGCAGTACGACTCGGAAGTGCGCCACATCGACGATGATTCCATGCGAAGGCATGAGATCGATCGAGGGAGTGACATCGACTTTAATACCGCCCACAATAGCCTCAAAAGCAAAAGGGAGCTGTTCATCAAGGATGGCAACGTGGAGATTCTTCAGCTTATGACCAGGGATAAGACCAGGGATGGCCTAAACCTGGACGATGACAACATCTATGTGAATGTGCCACTGAAACCGGCTGGTAACCTCTCCCATCCGCAGTTGCTGATGGTCGATAACTCCGGCAAGGAGATCCTGATGCGCAGGTTCATCGAGGAGCAGCCGGATGGCAAGCAGATCATCAGAGAGCATTATCAGATAGTTCCGGGCGCTACCTATATCCAATCCATGCCCAATGAGGTGCAGCAGGGATCGACCCTAAAGGGCGATACTTTCCCGCTGGGAAAATCGGGACCAAATAGCATAGTTTACTCCCAACTGGAGCCGGAGGTGAAGGTCATCCACACGCAGCCGGTGCAGGCAGGCGAAGGTGTTTCGCTGGATCAGCAGATGCAGCCAGCTGTCTCCAATCAGTCACTCACCCACGAACTGGAGCACTCACTCAAGCAGCAGAACGCACTCCTCCGACAGATTCTGATGGAGAAGGAGAAGCTGGAGAATGCTTACACCCAACACGAAGTGGCACTGGAAACGCAGAGTCTTCCCGGCCAGTCGATGGCCATTGGAACTCAGACGGATTGCGATGCTGGCACTCAAACCGAGGGATTGGACGGCGTCCTGGATCCAGAAATTTCCCTAGCGAAGCCTTCTCGCCGAAGAGCCCGCAGCGAAAACGACGAGTCCATGTCGGAGGACGGATACGAGTACGTGCGCTTCAATCCGCCAAATAGTCCCGAAGGAGTCTACTGGATCAAGAGAAGGAGGACGAAAAAGCGGCCAAGGCAACCTCGCAAGAGGATCGTGATGGTGGAGGAGGTGAAGCGCAAGATCCGGACGCCcatcaaggaggaggaggaagttCAGGAGCGGAAGAAGCGGGTGCCACCCAAGAAACCTCTGAGGGAGACCAAAACGAGTATCCTGCGCAAGCAGATGAGTGACGAAAGTCGTAAGGACCAATCCCGAAACGGGGAAAGCCAATCCGGCAATCGCCACAGATCCGAATCGGATTCCCATAACCGCGATATGTTCATGGAAGTAACCGATTCCATGGACGAACTGGCCAGTCCCGGATCCCACAGCATTCGGAAAATACAGGTGGAGAAGTACTACAAGCACTCCGATGCCGACTTCGATGAGGACGACACGGAGTACTCCATCGATTCGGATGGGGATGAGATTGTGATCCGAACCAATTACCCTAGTCGAGCGCAGGAGAACGAAAGGTACCGAAGGCAAGAGAAAATCTACGCGGAGCCGGAAAACCCAGTAGAACACAAAAAGCCTCCGAGAAAGTCGTCACCAACGGACTCCCAGCCAGAAGCCATGCCGCGGCTATCAAGGCGCGATAGCTCCAAACGAGGTGCCAGGAAGCAGACATCCTCAGAACCGCCACACAACCGAGTGTCCATCTCGAAGTACGAGCCCACGGTGACCGAGAATGGCAGGAAGCTCATGTCCACCTCCACGGAAATAGTTGGATCCAAGCGATCCCTAACCGATCGCAGTTACCAGAGTGAGACGGAGTTGGCGGGACTCGAGCAAGAGGAACGTAATGTACCCAAGTACATGGAGTGGTACTACAACAAAAAGAAGTCATCCGTTAGTGGACGCACCTCCACCGAGTCATCCAAGTCACAGCCATCCAGCAAAAAGAGGGTGGGAGCAGCGGAGAAGCGGGTATCGAAAACCAGAATCACAGTGCAACCCAAGGACGTGGAGGAGGATGATGAGACTGGTGGCAGATACAAGCCAGAGCCAGCGCCCAGGAAATCTCCACCAAAAGGCAGTCGATTGCTGAAGGAGGACCGAGCTCTAAACAAGCAGCACAAACCAAAAATCGAGACTGACACGAATCACCCGCTGCTCCAGCACTCGGAGCACCGTTTCGAAAGGGAGAACGCCCTGGAGGTACCGGCTGCGCCCACCAAGCTGCCCCACTACATGTATCCCGAGACTCCGCCACATGCAGCTGCCGCCGGAAAGGAGACCAAGTCCGGCAGGCAGTCCAAGACCAGCAAggagcccaagcccaagccatCGCCCATCCGAGAAAACGAAGTCAAGGTGTCCAACTCGAAGATCTACGTGGAGCATCGCGGGACGGGGCATCCCACACAGAAGCAGCTAAACGCATCCACACTGGAGGATGATCACGATTCCGGAATAGCGATGAACTCACTGCTCAACAGCCTGGGACGTCGCAATCCCATTGCCGAGAAGAAGAGCGTCTTCTCCATCGCCTACGACGATGTCAGCCGGGTGAAGAAGATCAACTCCGGCGGAGAGTCGCCGCAGTACTCGTAG
- the LOC122621712 gene encoding uncharacterized protein LOC122621712 → MVLAPEVRSIVKALKGSNSCEEIAQILECDVESVVSCIRECELLEGKTATLRLPQRPKATAPVAVAQEEEKRREVGRPKVLENRQMVEQMLSDNPHYTSIDVQRELARLGIEVSRRTLQRRISEIRSKGARQPSGGTPSQEPSTCGLGEDAKRRRLAWATAHQDWTVRDWRNIFNMDDLKFVDESAPPKEIFLDSLMGPEGSVCNDLNLLEQLMAIIQPRIQNQAPKNVSEFRAVLYDVWHSDQDMVDKIEMLYESMTWRVSAVLRNGGDQTEFC, encoded by the coding sequence ATGGTGCTCGCTCCCGAGGTTCGAAGTATTGTCAAGGCGCTGAAGGGGTCGAACAGCTGTGAGGAGATAGCCCAGATCCTGGAGTGCGACGTGGAGAGCGTGGTGAGCTGCATCCGCGAGTGTGAGCTGCTGGAGGGAAAGACGGCCACGCTAAGATTGCCACAGAGGCCGAAAGCAACGGCGCCTGTGGCGGTTGCtcaggaggaggagaagagGCGCGAGGTGGGCCGGCCCAAGGTGCTGGAGAACCGGCAAATGGTCGAGCAAATGCTGAGCGACAATCCGCACTACACCTCCATCGATGTGCAGCGGGAGTTGGCCCGACTCGGCATAGAGGTCAGCCGCAGGACGTTGCAGCGCAGGATCAGCGAGATTCGCTCCAAGGGCGCAAGGCAGCCGAGTGGAGGCACACCGTCACAGGAGCCCAGCACTTGCGGACTCGGTGAGGATGCGAAGAGGAGGAGATTGGCCTGGGCCACCGCCCATCAGGATTGGACAGTGCGCGACTGGCGCAACATCTTCAACATGGACGATCTTAAGTTCGTCGACGAGTCAGCGCCGCCAAAGGAGATCTTCCTAGACTCGCTGATGGGACCGGAGGGCAGCGTCTGCAATGACCTCAATCTGCTCGAGCAACTGATGGCCATCATCCAACCGAGGATCCAGAATCAGGCGCCCAAGAACGTCAGCGAGTTTCGAGCTGTCTTGTACGACGTCTGGCACAGCGACCAGGATATGGTGGACAAAATTGAGATGCTCTATGAGTCGATGACGTGGCGGGTGTCGGCGGTCCTCCGCAATGGCGGGGATCAGACCGAGTTCTGCTAG